The Sylvia atricapilla isolate bSylAtr1 chromosome 13, bSylAtr1.pri, whole genome shotgun sequence genome includes a region encoding these proteins:
- the PML gene encoding protein PML: protein MPESPAEPAPGPPDGDGTADGTADGAGDGAGDGAEARPEPGPSAGTPPPQPAEVGEDDNDEDFQFLLCEGCGQDCAHPRLLSCLHTLCPGCLSDTKQCPLCRAAAGAPAVDNLLFSNLRGRLQVWRDIRSCRGPGCSRCRAEAALVWCSDCEEFFCARCFEEHQWWHKKKEHRFRKVEELRAGSVHQFLEDTKTSCSLFCSSDSHPGESRVCSIYCPRCERALCCPCALLDTAHAPFRDLRAETARRQDELRCLRRELRRLRGAFEAGLARLRGEAARREEQRERLRERVLAGCERLQQLVRREAEELQALLEARPERGRGGLAEELRGAEGSLLRLEAAERLAERLGRYGGEQELMDMQPFVKAALLELQRLRPPQPPEPREPPHFALCRARLRALVERVTGRADVEVALENNLEEDPFHPKIQSVSHGLEEIHMEQPIPLPRHKRPLRCVEKGSQISPKVLKLECDQAAGPSHPKSHWEFQAEPGPSTSRHNRPGDAEGSSIIISSSDDSDEDTVVVTVTPEPPPC from the exons ATGCCCGAGAGCCCCGCCGAGCCCGCGCCGGGCCCGCCAG ATGGAGACGGGACCGCGGACGGAACCGCGGACGGAGCCGGGGACGGAGCCGGGGACGGAGCCGAGGCCCGCCCAGAGCCGGGACCCTCCGCGGGGACCCCGCCGCCGCAGCCCGCGGAGGTGGGAGAGGATGACAACGATGAAGATTTCCAGTTCCTGCTGTGCGAGGGCTGCGGGCAGGACTGCGCGCACCCGCggctgctgagctgcctgcacACGCTGTGCCCCGGCTGCCTGAGCGACACCAAGCAGTGCCCGCTGTgccgggcggccgcgggcgcCCCGGCCGTGGACAACCTGCTCTTCTCCAACCTGCGCGGCCGCCTGCAGGTGTGGAGGGACATCCGCAGCTGCCGCGGGCCCGGCTGCAGCCGCTGCCGCGCCGAGGCGGCGCTGGTGTGGTGCTCGGACTGCGAGGAGTTCTTCTGCGCCCGCTGCTTCGAGGAGCACCAGTGGTGGCACAAGAAGAAGGAGCACAGGTTCCGGAAGGTGGAGGAGCTGCGGGCCGGCTCGGTGCACCAGTTCCTGGAGGACACCAAAAcctcctgcagcctcttctGCTCCAGCGACAGCCACCCCGGGGAGAGCCGCGTGTGCAG CATCTACTGCCCTCGCTGCGAGCGGgcgctgtgctgtccctgcgCCCTGCTGGACACCGCGCACGCCCCGTTCCGCGACCTGCGCGCCGAGACAGCGCGGCGGCAGGACGAGCTGCGCTGCCTGCGCCGGGAGCTGCGGCGGCTCCGCGGCGCCTTCGAGGCAGGGCTGGCGCGGCTGCGGGGCGAGGCGGCGCGCCGGGAGGAGCAGCGGGAGCGGCTGCGGGAGCGCGTCCTGGCCGGCTGCGAgcggctgcagcagctggtgcgCAGGGAGGCCGAGGAGCTGCAGGCGCTGCTGGAGGCGCGGCCGGAGCGCGGCCGCGGAGGGCTGGCCGAGGAGCTGCGCGGCGCCGAGGGCTCGCTGCTGCGCCTGGAGGCGGCCGAGCGGCTGGCCGAGAGGCTGGGGCGCTACGGCGGCGAGCAGGAGCTGATGGACATGCAGCCCTTCGTCAAGGCGgcgctgctggagctgcagaggctgcGGCCGCCGCAGCCCCCGGAGCCGCGGGAGCCGCCCCACTTCGCCCTGTGCCGCGCCCGGCTGCGGGCGCTGGTGGAGAGAGTCACCGGGAGGGCGG ATGTGGAGGTGGCCCTGGAGAACAACCTG GAAGAGGATCCATTCCATCCCAAAATCCAGAGCGTCTCCCACGGCCTCGAGGAGATCCACATGGAGCAG CCCATCCCGCTGCCCCGGCACAAGCGGCCCCTTCGCTGCGTGGAGAAGGGCAGCCAGATCTCTCCCAAAGTGCTGAAGCTGGAATGTGACCAGGCAGCCGGTCCCagccatcccaaatcccactggGAATTCCAGGCCGAGCCCGGCCCCTCCACGTCGCGGCACAACCGTCCTGGGGACGCAG AGGGCAGCAGCATCATCATCTCCAGCTCGGACGACAGTGACGAGGACACGgtggtggtgacagtgacaccagAGCCGCCCCCCTGCTGA